The proteins below are encoded in one region of Xenopus laevis strain J_2021 chromosome 8L, Xenopus_laevis_v10.1, whole genome shotgun sequence:
- the LOC121397351 gene encoding high affinity immunoglobulin epsilon receptor subunit alpha-like, whose translation MVIGMDTAGAAVRPVISLSPNWNPIFPGESVTLTCNVAPTAQGILEYSWYRDGHWIPGDQQRLVIESAAHTDSGNYQCQAGPNERSDPVRLDVFYDLLILQAPPDVHEGDSLSLRCHSRTGYRTMTPVFYKDNEIIESPVS comes from the exons ATGg TTATTGGCATGGACACTGCAG GAGCTGCTGTGAGACCTGTGATTTCTCTCTCCCCAAACTGGAACCCAATATTCCCAGGAGAATCTGTAACTCTGACTTGTAATGTGGCTCCTACTGCCCAAGGGATCCTGGAATATTCCTGGTACAGGGATGGACACTGGATACCTGGGGATCAGCAGAGACTTGTCATTGAGTCTGCCGCACACACAGACAGTGGGAATTACCAGTGCCAGGCTGGTCCCAATGAGAGAAGTGATCCTGTTAGACTGGATGTGTTTTATG ATCTGCTCATCCTGCAGGCTCCCCCTGATGTTCATGAAGGAGACTCCCTGTCTCTCAGGTGTCACAGTCGGACTGGATATAGAACAATGACTCCAGTATTTTACAAGGATAATGAGATCATTGAGTCTCCAGTCA